In Pseudomonas fluorescens NCIMB 11764, a single window of DNA contains:
- the uca gene encoding urea carboxylase translates to MFEKVLIANRGAIACRILRTLRELHVNGVAVYSEADAASLHILHADEAHSLGEGAAAGTYLAVDKILAIAKATGATAIHPGYGFLSENAAFAEACEAADIAFIGPTPEQLRVFGLKHTARALAKQHGVPMLEGTELLDSLDAALIAGEQVGYPVMLKSTAGGGGIGMRVCRSAAELSESFEAVKRLGQNNFSDAGVFIEKYIQRARHLEVQVFGDGRGEVIALGVRDCSVQRRNQKVLEETPAPNLPDGMADELCAAAIKLAKAVNYRSAGTVEFVFDSEARRFYFLEVNTRLQVEHGVTEQVWGVDLVRWMVELAAGDLPPLSVLSQGLKAAGHAIQARLYAEDPGRDFQPSPGLLTAVNFPVADGKQLRIDTWVEAGCEIPPYFDPMIAKVICWAPTREEARADLHQALGDSLLYGVETNRDYLRQILLDAPFASGQPWTRYLEHLVYQANTFEVLSAGTQTSVQDYPGRLGYWAVGVPPSGPMDSRALRLGNLLLGNDEGAAALEITMSGPLLRFNCDAVVAVTGAVIPLTLNGEIVAMNTALLIPAGATLSLGTIAGAGARSYLCLRGGLQVPDYLGSKSTFTLGQFGGHGGRALRAGDVLHVPALSDRSAGSQLSEIAELPAVRQIRVIYGPHGAPEYFTENYIGTFFATQWEVHFNSSRTGVRLIGPKPEWVRADGGEAGLHPSNIHDNPYAIGAVDFTGDMPVILGPDGPSLGGFVCPVTVIEADLWQLGQLKAGDKVQFFPVDLQTARTLALKWNPPCGSEPARDEGSAFSINETDTPLSRAGSLPQGIVSPVVLDLGQGDTRLVARLSGDTHLLLEIGAPELDLVLRFRAHALMQALESKHLHGVIDLTPGIRSLQVHYQPEQLSLTDLLGIVAGEWDAVCAAKDLQVPSRIVHLPLSWDDPACQLAIDKYMTTVRKDAPWCPSNLEFIRRINDLPNLDEVQRTVFDASYLVMGLGDVYLGAPVATPLDPRHRLVTTKYNPARTWTAENSVGIGGAYMCVYGMEGPGGYQFVGRTLQMWNRYREVAAFDGKPWLLRFFDQIRFYPVSADELLRIRRDFPLGRFDLNIEHSQLNLADYQAFLVKEAETIAAFREQQQGAFNAERERWIASGQAHFDSEEAVSETTEDSALASGEMSVDSHIAGNLWQVQVQTGSRVAVGDVLVILESMKMEIPLLAPMAGVVREIRVQPGSAVRAGQRVVVLELD, encoded by the coding sequence ATGTTCGAAAAAGTCCTGATTGCCAACCGTGGCGCCATTGCCTGCCGCATCCTGCGCACCCTGCGTGAACTGCACGTCAACGGCGTCGCCGTGTACTCCGAAGCCGATGCCGCGAGCCTGCACATTCTGCACGCTGATGAAGCCCACAGCCTCGGTGAAGGCGCGGCGGCCGGCACCTATCTGGCGGTCGACAAAATCCTCGCCATCGCCAAAGCCACCGGCGCCACGGCGATCCATCCCGGCTACGGTTTCCTTTCGGAAAACGCCGCGTTCGCCGAAGCCTGCGAAGCCGCCGACATTGCTTTCATCGGCCCGACCCCAGAACAGCTGCGCGTGTTCGGCCTCAAACACACCGCACGTGCCTTGGCCAAGCAACACGGCGTGCCAATGCTCGAAGGCACCGAGCTGCTCGACAGCCTCGACGCGGCGCTGATCGCCGGTGAACAGGTGGGTTACCCGGTGATGCTCAAAAGTACCGCCGGTGGTGGTGGCATCGGCATGCGCGTGTGCCGCAGCGCCGCCGAGTTGAGCGAATCCTTTGAAGCGGTAAAACGCCTTGGGCAGAACAATTTCAGCGACGCCGGGGTGTTCATCGAGAAGTACATCCAGCGCGCTCGGCACCTGGAAGTTCAGGTGTTCGGCGACGGTCGCGGTGAAGTGATCGCTCTCGGCGTACGCGATTGCTCGGTGCAGCGCCGCAACCAGAAAGTCCTCGAAGAAACCCCGGCGCCGAACCTGCCCGATGGCATGGCCGATGAGTTGTGTGCCGCCGCGATCAAACTGGCGAAAGCGGTGAATTACCGCAGCGCCGGCACCGTGGAATTCGTCTTCGACAGCGAGGCCCGACGTTTCTATTTTCTCGAAGTGAACACCCGTTTGCAGGTGGAGCACGGCGTCACCGAACAGGTGTGGGGCGTGGACCTGGTGCGCTGGATGGTGGAACTGGCGGCCGGTGATTTACCGCCGTTGAGCGTGTTGAGCCAAGGCTTGAAAGCCGCCGGCCATGCGATTCAGGCGAGGTTGTATGCGGAAGACCCAGGTCGGGATTTTCAGCCGAGCCCCGGTTTGTTGACCGCTGTGAATTTCCCCGTCGCCGATGGCAAACAGCTGCGCATCGACACCTGGGTCGAGGCCGGCTGCGAGATTCCGCCGTACTTCGATCCGATGATTGCCAAAGTCATTTGTTGGGCGCCGACTCGCGAAGAAGCGCGGGCCGATCTGCATCAGGCGTTGGGCGACAGCCTGCTCTACGGTGTGGAAACCAACCGCGATTACCTGCGGCAGATTTTGCTCGATGCGCCCTTCGCCAGCGGTCAACCGTGGACCCGTTACCTCGAACATCTGGTCTATCAGGCCAACACGTTCGAAGTACTCAGCGCCGGTACGCAGACCAGTGTTCAGGACTATCCCGGACGCCTTGGATACTGGGCCGTGGGCGTGCCGCCGTCGGGGCCGATGGACAGTCGCGCGTTGCGCCTGGGCAACCTTTTGCTGGGTAACGACGAAGGCGCCGCTGCGCTGGAAATCACCATGAGCGGGCCGTTGCTGCGCTTCAATTGCGACGCCGTGGTGGCGGTCACCGGCGCAGTCATTCCGTTGACGTTGAACGGTGAAATCGTCGCAATGAACACAGCGCTGCTGATTCCGGCCGGGGCCACACTGAGCCTCGGGACGATTGCCGGTGCGGGCGCCCGCAGCTATCTGTGCCTGCGCGGCGGGCTGCAAGTGCCGGATTATCTGGGCAGTAAAAGCACCTTCACCCTCGGGCAGTTTGGCGGGCATGGTGGTCGGGCGTTGCGCGCGGGTGACGTATTGCATGTGCCTGCCCTGAGCGACCGAAGCGCCGGCTCGCAACTGTCTGAAATCGCTGAATTGCCTGCCGTGCGGCAGATCCGGGTGATCTACGGCCCGCATGGCGCACCGGAATACTTCACCGAAAACTACATCGGCACCTTCTTCGCGACTCAGTGGGAAGTGCATTTCAACTCCAGCCGCACCGGCGTGCGGCTGATCGGGCCGAAGCCGGAATGGGTACGTGCGGACGGTGGCGAGGCGGGGCTGCATCCGTCGAACATTCACGACAATCCGTACGCCATTGGCGCCGTGGATTTCACCGGGGATATGCCGGTGATCCTGGGGCCGGATGGTCCGAGCCTGGGCGGGTTTGTGTGCCCGGTGACGGTGATCGAGGCGGATCTCTGGCAGCTTGGGCAACTCAAGGCTGGCGACAAAGTCCAGTTCTTCCCCGTCGATCTCCAGACCGCCCGCACTCTCGCCCTGAAATGGAATCCCCCCTGTGGGAGCGAGCCTGCTCGCGATGAGGGCAGTGCATTCAGCATCAATGAGACTGACACACCGCTATCGCGAGCAGGCTCGCTCCCACAGGGGATTGTGTCGCCTGTGGTTTTGGATTTGGGTCAGGGAGATACGCGGTTGGTTGCACGCCTTTCGGGCGATACGCATTTGCTTCTGGAGATTGGTGCACCGGAACTGGACCTTGTTCTGCGCTTCCGCGCCCACGCCCTGATGCAAGCCCTGGAAAGCAAACACCTGCACGGTGTCATCGACCTCACACCCGGCATCCGCTCGCTGCAAGTGCACTACCAACCCGAGCAACTGTCGCTGACCGATCTGCTCGGTATCGTCGCCGGTGAATGGGACGCGGTGTGCGCCGCCAAGGACCTGCAAGTCCCTTCGCGCATCGTTCATTTGCCACTGTCCTGGGACGACCCGGCCTGCCAATTGGCGATCGATAAATACATGACTACCGTGCGCAAGGACGCGCCATGGTGTCCGAGCAATCTGGAGTTCATCCGCCGCATCAACGACCTGCCGAACCTCGACGAAGTACAGCGCACCGTGTTCGACGCCAGTTACCTGGTGATGGGCCTGGGTGACGTGTACCTCGGCGCACCGGTCGCCACCCCGCTCGATCCGCGCCATCGCCTGGTAACCACCAAATACAACCCGGCGCGCACCTGGACCGCGGAAAACTCGGTGGGCATCGGTGGCGCCTACATGTGCGTTTACGGCATGGAAGGCCCCGGCGGTTATCAGTTCGTCGGGCGCACCTTGCAGATGTGGAACCGCTACCGGGAGGTCGCCGCGTTCGATGGCAAACCGTGGCTGCTGCGCTTCTTCGACCAGATCCGCTTCTACCCGGTGAGCGCCGATGAACTGCTGCGCATCCGCCGGGATTTCCCCCTCGGGCGTTTCGATCTGAACATCGAGCACAGCCAGTTGAACCTCGCGGACTATCAGGCGTTTCTGGTGAAAGAAGCCGAGACCATTGCCGCGTTTCGCGAGCAGCAACAAGGCGCGTTCAACGCCGAACGCGAGCGCTGGATCGCCAGCGGCCAGGCGCATTTCGACAGTGAAGAAGCGGTCTCGGAGACGACCGAAGATTCAGCGCTGGCCAGCGGCGAAATGAGCGTCGACAGCCACATCGCCGGCAACCTCTGGCAGGTTCAGGTGCAGACCGGCAGCCGCGTGGCCGTCGGTGATGTCCTGGTGATTCTGGAGTCAATGAAGATGGAAATTCCGCTACTCGCGCCCATGGCCGGCGTGGTGCGCGAGATCCGCGTGCAACCGGGTTCGGCGGTGCGCGCCGGACAGCGCGTCGTGGTGCTGGAACTCGACTGA
- a CDS encoding urea amidolyase associated protein UAAP2 — MSLAIATAQKHPETAVYRATIPAGEPWLMEVKAGQTLRILDLEGNQAVDTLFYSVANPKERYDVQRTLRRQNSVYLSTGSVLYSNLGKPMLTIVADTCGRHDTLGGACAQESNTVRYALEKRYMHSCRDNYLRACVHDGRLGKGDIGPNINFFMNVPVTADGGLTFEDGISAPGKYVDLRAEMDVIVLISNCPQLNNPCNAYNPTPAELLVWN, encoded by the coding sequence ATGTCACTCGCAATCGCCACCGCTCAAAAGCATCCAGAAACGGCGGTCTACCGCGCCACCATCCCCGCCGGTGAACCCTGGCTGATGGAAGTCAAGGCCGGCCAGACCCTGCGCATCCTCGATCTGGAAGGTAACCAGGCCGTCGATACCTTGTTCTACAGCGTCGCCAATCCAAAAGAACGCTACGACGTGCAACGCACCTTGCGCCGGCAAAACAGCGTCTACCTGAGCACCGGCAGCGTGCTGTATTCCAACCTCGGCAAACCGATGCTGACCATCGTCGCCGACACCTGCGGCCGCCACGACACCCTGGGCGGAGCCTGTGCGCAAGAGAGCAACACCGTGCGTTACGCGCTGGAAAAACGCTACATGCACAGCTGCCGCGACAACTACCTTCGCGCCTGCGTCCACGACGGGCGACTGGGCAAGGGCGACATCGGACCGAACATCAACTTCTTCATGAACGTGCCGGTCACGGCGGATGGCGGGCTGACGTTTGAAGACGGCATTTCAGCACCGGGCAAGTACGTGGACCTGCGGGCGGAGATGGATGTGATCGTGCTGATTTCCAATTGCCCGCAACTGAACAATCCGTGCAATGCCTACAACCCTACGCCTGCGGAGTTATTGGTATGGAACTGA
- a CDS encoding urea amidolyase associated protein UAAP1, with protein sequence MTDSTQLFPPFAEEMLPGGGHRSFVLKRGQLLRLTDLRGGANVSLTLLNANEKTERLNLPDSLKCQHTAKLTTGHCLYSDMGRVLAAITADTCGWSDSLGGVLCAEEVAEKYGAGRYQELRNGFFRNGTDNLLVELGKWGLGLSDLLMTLNLFSRVNVDGAGHFHFVEGHSKAGDYIELYAPMDTLVVLTALQHPMDPSPDYAPKPLKLSWMNADPSVAEHCRTSRPENERGFINTDRLFA encoded by the coding sequence ATGACTGATTCGACCCAACTGTTCCCGCCCTTCGCCGAAGAAATGCTCCCCGGTGGCGGCCATCGTTCGTTCGTCCTGAAACGCGGCCAACTGCTGCGCCTCACCGACCTGCGCGGCGGTGCCAATGTCAGCCTGACGCTGCTCAACGCCAATGAAAAAACCGAACGACTGAACCTGCCCGACAGCCTCAAATGCCAACACACCGCCAAGCTCACCACTGGCCATTGCCTCTACTCGGACATGGGCCGCGTACTGGCAGCAATCACCGCCGACACCTGCGGTTGGAGCGACAGCCTCGGCGGCGTGCTCTGCGCTGAGGAAGTCGCGGAAAAATACGGCGCAGGCCGTTATCAGGAACTGCGCAACGGCTTCTTCCGCAACGGCACCGACAACCTCTTGGTGGAACTCGGCAAGTGGGGGTTGGGCCTGTCGGATCTGCTGATGACGCTAAACCTGTTCAGCCGCGTGAACGTGGATGGGGCCGGCCATTTCCATTTCGTCGAAGGCCACTCCAAGGCCGGCGACTACATCGAGTTGTACGCGCCGATGGACACGCTGGTGGTGCTCACCGCGCTGCAACACCCGATGGACCCGTCACCGGACTACGCGCCGAAACCCTTGAAGTTGAGCTGGATGAACGCCGACCCCAGCGTCGCCGAACACTGCCGCACCTCGCGCCCGGAAAACGAGCGCGGCTTCATCAACACCGACCGTTTGTTTGCCTGA
- a CDS encoding ABC transporter ATP-binding protein, with translation MSFITVKNVWQQYADQVVLEGLNLNVNEGEFCTLVGASGCGKSTFLRLLLGQERASRGEILLDGQTLAGEPDSSRGVVFQRYSVFPHLTVLDNVALGLELPHSPLLGRLFGSAKKEAREQASVLLHKVGLGHSLDKYPAQLSGGMQQRLAIAQALIMKPRVLLLDEPFGALDPGIRKDMHALLLELWRETQLTVFMVTHDLSEGFSLGTRLLVFDKVRVDPHAPGAYGARITYDIPLNSDRRASRAAVDALPAELAGTLRIA, from the coding sequence ATGAGTTTCATCACGGTAAAGAATGTCTGGCAGCAATACGCCGATCAAGTGGTGCTCGAAGGCTTGAACCTGAACGTCAACGAGGGTGAGTTCTGTACCCTGGTCGGCGCATCGGGTTGTGGCAAATCCACTTTCCTTCGACTGCTACTCGGTCAGGAGCGCGCCAGTCGCGGCGAGATTTTGTTGGACGGTCAAACGCTGGCCGGAGAACCGGATTCGAGCCGTGGCGTGGTGTTCCAGCGCTATTCGGTGTTCCCGCACCTGACGGTGCTCGACAACGTCGCCCTCGGCCTCGAACTGCCACACTCACCGCTGCTTGGGCGGTTGTTCGGCAGCGCTAAAAAAGAGGCGCGGGAACAGGCCTCGGTGCTGCTGCACAAAGTGGGGCTCGGCCACTCGCTGGACAAGTACCCGGCGCAGCTCTCCGGCGGCATGCAACAACGGTTGGCCATCGCCCAGGCGCTGATCATGAAACCCCGCGTGTTGCTGCTCGACGAACCGTTCGGTGCCCTCGACCCGGGTATCCGCAAAGACATGCACGCCTTGCTCCTGGAGCTGTGGCGCGAGACGCAGCTGACGGTGTTCATGGTCACCCATGACCTGTCCGAAGGTTTCAGCCTCGGCACCCGTTTGCTGGTCTTCGACAAGGTCCGCGTCGACCCGCACGCCCCCGGCGCCTATGGCGCGCGCATCACCTACGACATCCCTTTGAACAGCGACCGCCGCGCCTCCCGCGCCGCCGTCGATGCCTTGCCGGCTGAGCTGGCAGGCACGCTTCGTATCGCTTAG
- a CDS encoding ABC transporter permease: protein MRLINRHPDRPSRLLLVILPFALVLLAYFMGSAERLLDNPNDKLLPSAVQMTDAVKRLAFTADSRTGEYVLWQDTASSLRRLAIGLGISALAGLCLGIAAGTLPLFGAPLSPLLTVLSMVPPLAILPILFIVLGLGELSKVMLIVIGITPCLARDLEQRAREIPVELLIKAQTLGASTWTLMLRVVLPQLLPRLLISLRLMLGSAWLFLIAAEAIASTDGLGYRIFLVRRYLAMDVILPYVVWITLLAWLMDWGLKRLTQRAFPWYEGARA, encoded by the coding sequence ATGCGCCTGATCAATCGTCACCCGGATCGTCCGAGTCGCCTGCTGTTGGTGATCCTGCCGTTCGCCCTGGTGCTGCTGGCCTACTTCATGGGCTCGGCCGAACGGCTGCTGGACAACCCCAACGACAAACTGTTGCCGAGCGCCGTGCAGATGACCGACGCGGTGAAGCGCCTGGCGTTCACCGCCGACAGCCGCACCGGTGAATACGTGCTGTGGCAAGACACCGCGTCCAGCCTGCGTCGCCTCGCCATCGGCCTCGGTATCAGCGCGCTGGCCGGGCTGTGCCTGGGCATCGCCGCCGGGACGTTGCCGCTGTTCGGCGCGCCGTTGTCACCATTGCTGACGGTGCTGTCGATGGTGCCGCCGCTGGCGATCCTGCCGATTCTGTTCATCGTGCTCGGGCTGGGGGAGTTGTCGAAAGTGATGCTGATCGTGATCGGCATCACCCCGTGTCTGGCACGGGACCTGGAACAGCGCGCCCGGGAAATTCCGGTCGAGCTGCTGATCAAGGCCCAGACCCTCGGCGCTTCAACCTGGACGTTGATGCTGCGCGTGGTGCTGCCACAACTGCTGCCGCGCCTGCTGATCTCGCTGCGGCTGATGCTCGGTTCGGCATGGTTGTTCCTGATCGCTGCCGAAGCCATCGCTTCCACCGACGGCCTCGGCTACCGGATTTTCCTGGTGCGTCGTTACCTGGCGATGGATGTGATTCTGCCGTACGTGGTGTGGATCACCCTGCTCGCCTGGCTGATGGACTGGGGCCTCAAGCGCCTGACCCAGCGCGCGTTCCCCTGGTATGAAGGAGCCCGCGCATGA
- a CDS encoding putative urea ABC transporter substrate-binding protein — protein MLKLRLPALLAAAFAAFVSVSSHAAQKDHFSVCWTIYAGWMPWEYAGSQGIVDKWAKKYGIKIDVVQLNDYVESINQYTAGQFDGCTMTNMDALTIPAAGGVDSTALIVSDFSNGNDGIVLKGDGKKVSDLKGMDVNLVELSVSHYLLARALDSVDLTEKDLKVVNTSDADISAAFNTDQVNAVTTWNPMLSDIKAKPGVTEVFNSSQIPGEIMDMMVVNSATLKDNPALGKALTGAWFEVVELMNAKNAASKAALEHMAKASGTDLAGFQAQLDTTKLFATPKEALAFSTSKQLPETMRKVAEFSFQHGLLGEGAKDTSAVGMAFANGVTSGDKANLKLRFDPSYVQMAADAKL, from the coding sequence ATGCTCAAGCTTCGTTTACCCGCCCTCCTCGCCGCTGCGTTCGCAGCCTTCGTGAGCGTCTCGTCCCACGCTGCGCAAAAAGACCATTTCAGCGTCTGCTGGACCATTTATGCCGGCTGGATGCCTTGGGAATACGCCGGCAGCCAAGGCATCGTCGACAAATGGGCGAAGAAGTACGGCATCAAGATTGATGTGGTGCAGCTCAACGACTATGTCGAATCCATCAACCAGTACACCGCCGGCCAGTTCGACGGTTGCACCATGACCAACATGGACGCGCTAACCATTCCGGCCGCCGGTGGCGTCGACAGCACCGCGCTGATCGTCAGCGATTTCTCCAACGGCAACGACGGCATCGTGCTCAAGGGCGACGGCAAAAAAGTCAGCGACCTCAAGGGCATGGACGTCAATCTGGTGGAGCTGTCGGTTTCCCACTACCTGCTGGCCCGGGCACTGGATTCGGTGGACCTCACCGAGAAAGACCTGAAAGTGGTCAACACTTCGGACGCCGACATCTCGGCGGCCTTTAACACGGATCAAGTCAACGCTGTCACTACCTGGAACCCGATGCTTTCGGACATCAAGGCCAAACCGGGCGTGACCGAAGTCTTCAACTCCAGCCAGATCCCCGGCGAAATCATGGACATGATGGTGGTCAACAGCGCCACCCTCAAAGACAACCCGGCCCTGGGCAAAGCGCTGACCGGTGCGTGGTTCGAAGTGGTCGAGTTGATGAACGCGAAAAACGCCGCCAGCAAAGCCGCCCTCGAACACATGGCCAAGGCCTCGGGCACTGACCTGGCAGGTTTCCAAGCGCAACTCGACACCACCAAATTGTTCGCCACGCCCAAAGAAGCCTTGGCGTTTTCCACCAGCAAGCAATTGCCGGAAACGATGCGCAAGGTCGCCGAGTTTTCCTTCCAGCACGGCTTGCTCGGTGAAGGCGCCAAGGACACCAGCGCCGTCGGCATGGCCTTCGCCAATGGTGTGACCAGCGGCGACAAAGCCAACCTCAAGCTGCGCTTCGACCCGAGTTACGTGCAGATGGCCGCCGACGCCAAGCTGTAA
- a CDS encoding enoyl-CoA hydratase/isomerase family protein has protein sequence MNLHFEELTGTDGARIGVASLDAEKSLNALSLPMINALRDQLDIWAKEPQIVCVLLRGKGAKAFCAGGEVRSLVEACRAHPGEVPPLAAHFFAAEYRLDFNLHTYPKPLICWGHGYVLGGGMGLLQGASTRIVTPSSRLAMPEISIGLYPDVGASWFLSRLPGKLGLFLGLTGAHMNGRDAIDLDLADRFLLDEQQEALIEGLLQLNWQEQTAMQLNSLLKALQQEALAQMPEAQWLPRRQQIDELLDVSDVQCAWKAISQQRDSTDLLLSRAARTMSEGSPLTAHLVWEQIIRARHMSLAQVFQMEYTLSLNCCRHPEFSEGVRARLIDKDQKPHWHWPDINNVPDAVVEAHFHKVWEGRHPLADLSEY, from the coding sequence ATGAATCTGCACTTCGAAGAACTCACCGGCACCGACGGCGCCCGCATCGGCGTCGCCAGCCTGGATGCCGAAAAGTCCCTGAACGCCCTGTCCTTGCCGATGATCAACGCCCTGCGCGATCAATTGGACATTTGGGCCAAGGAGCCGCAAATCGTCTGCGTGTTACTACGCGGCAAAGGTGCCAAGGCCTTTTGCGCCGGCGGCGAAGTGCGCAGCCTGGTGGAAGCCTGTCGCGCGCATCCCGGTGAAGTACCGCCGCTGGCCGCGCACTTTTTCGCGGCGGAATACCGACTGGACTTCAACCTGCACACCTACCCGAAGCCGTTGATCTGCTGGGGCCACGGTTATGTGCTGGGGGGTGGCATGGGCCTGCTACAGGGCGCGAGCACCCGCATCGTCACGCCGAGCAGTCGGTTGGCGATGCCGGAAATCAGCATTGGCCTGTATCCGGATGTTGGCGCCAGTTGGTTTCTGTCGCGGTTGCCCGGCAAACTCGGTTTGTTCCTTGGCCTGACCGGTGCGCACATGAATGGTCGGGATGCGATCGATCTGGACCTCGCCGACCGTTTCCTGCTCGATGAACAACAGGAAGCGCTGATCGAAGGCCTGCTGCAATTGAACTGGCAGGAACAGACGGCCATGCAGCTCAACAGTCTGCTCAAGGCCCTGCAGCAGGAAGCACTCGCGCAGATGCCCGAAGCCCAGTGGCTGCCGCGTCGTCAGCAGATCGATGAACTGCTGGACGTCAGTGACGTGCAATGCGCGTGGAAGGCCATCAGCCAACAGCGTGATAGCACTGACCTGCTACTGAGCCGTGCTGCGCGGACGATGAGTGAAGGTTCGCCGCTGACCGCTCATCTGGTGTGGGAGCAGATCATCCGCGCCCGGCATATGTCGCTGGCTCAGGTTTTCCAGATGGAATACACCTTGAGCCTCAACTGCTGCCGTCATCCGGAGTTCAGTGAAGGCGTGCGGGCGCGGTTGATCGACAAGGATCAGAAACCGCACTGGCATTGGCCAGACATCAATAATGTGCCGGATGCGGTGGTGGAGGCGCATTTTCACAAGGTTTGGGAGGGGCGTCATCCGTTGGCGGATCTTTCCGAGTACTAG
- the ung gene encoding uracil-DNA glycosylase, whose protein sequence is MTADDRIKLEPGWKEALRAEFDQPYMAELRNFLQQERAAGKEIYPPGPMIFNALNSTPLDKVKVVILGQDPYHGPGQAHGLCFSVQPGVPAPPSLVNIYKELKRDLNIDIPNHGYLQSWADQGVLMLNTTMTVERANANAHKDKGWQFFTDRIIEVVSQQQPHLVFMLWGAHAQSKQKLIDATKHLVLTSVHPSPLSAYRGFLGCGHFSRTNKFLEQNGETPIEWRLPPV, encoded by the coding sequence ATGACTGCTGACGACCGTATCAAACTCGAACCGGGCTGGAAGGAGGCACTGCGTGCTGAGTTCGACCAGCCCTACATGGCAGAGTTGCGCAATTTCCTGCAACAGGAACGTGCCGCGGGCAAGGAAATCTATCCTCCTGGACCGATGATTTTCAATGCGCTCAATTCGACGCCGCTGGACAAGGTCAAGGTCGTCATCCTCGGCCAGGACCCGTATCACGGCCCGGGCCAGGCCCATGGCTTGTGCTTCTCGGTGCAACCGGGCGTGCCGGCGCCGCCGTCGCTGGTGAACATCTATAAAGAGCTGAAGCGTGACCTGAATATCGACATTCCCAATCATGGCTATCTGCAGAGTTGGGCTGACCAGGGCGTGTTGATGCTCAATACCACCATGACCGTCGAGCGTGCCAACGCCAATGCGCACAAAGACAAGGGCTGGCAGTTTTTCACGGATCGGATCATTGAAGTGGTCAGCCAGCAGCAGCCGCACCTGGTGTTCATGCTGTGGGGCGCGCATGCCCAGAGCAAGCAGAAACTGATCGATGCGACCAAACATCTGGTGCTGACGTCGGTGCACCCGTCACCGCTGTCCGCTTATCGCGGGTTTCTCGGGTGCGGGCACTTCAGCCGGACCAACAAGTTTCTTGAGCAGAATGGCGAGACGCCGATTGAGTGGCGGTTGCCGCCGGTTTAG
- a CDS encoding AbrB family transcriptional regulator, with translation MSDRTPFKAWWGTPLVGALGGYLASLVGWPLPWMVGSLLAIILVRCLTPWQLAEIPGGRKCGQWVVGIGIGLHFTPVVMEQVLSHFGLIFFGALVTSLSAIVGVWLMRRTGEDRATAFFSSMPGGSGEMVNLGARNGAVLSRVAAGQSLRVLVVVLCVPAAFKYLLGDGAPIVHPTAVNGWWLALLFPAGALAAWLWERLRQPNPWLFGPLLVSAAVSIGWDLHIGLPHGGSQIGQWLIGSGLGCHFNRQFFRRAPSFMGRTLIGTVLTMLIATAAALGLSALTHLDLRSLTLGMMPGGIAEMSLTAETLQLSVPLVTAMQVMRLLFVLFLAEPLFKYWNRVPEQP, from the coding sequence ATGTCTGATCGAACACCTTTCAAAGCCTGGTGGGGTACGCCGCTGGTCGGCGCGCTGGGCGGTTACCTGGCCAGCCTTGTCGGCTGGCCGCTGCCATGGATGGTCGGCTCGTTGCTGGCGATCATCCTGGTGCGCTGTCTGACACCGTGGCAATTGGCGGAAATCCCCGGTGGCCGCAAGTGCGGCCAATGGGTTGTCGGTATCGGCATCGGCCTGCACTTCACCCCGGTGGTGATGGAGCAGGTGCTGAGCCACTTTGGTCTGATCTTCTTCGGTGCGTTGGTCACCAGCCTCTCGGCCATCGTCGGGGTCTGGTTGATGCGGCGCACCGGTGAGGACCGCGCCACCGCGTTCTTTTCCAGCATGCCCGGCGGTTCCGGGGAGATGGTCAACCTCGGCGCGCGCAATGGCGCCGTGCTCAGTCGCGTAGCGGCCGGGCAAAGTTTGCGGGTGCTGGTAGTGGTGTTGTGTGTGCCGGCGGCGTTCAAGTATTTGCTGGGCGACGGCGCGCCCATCGTTCATCCGACGGCCGTCAACGGGTGGTGGCTGGCCCTTCTATTCCCGGCAGGCGCGTTGGCGGCCTGGCTTTGGGAACGTCTTCGTCAACCCAATCCGTGGCTGTTCGGACCGCTGCTGGTGAGCGCGGCGGTGAGCATTGGTTGGGATTTGCATATCGGCTTGCCCCATGGCGGCAGCCAGATAGGCCAATGGCTGATAGGCAGCGGCCTGGGCTGTCACTTCAACCGGCAGTTTTTCCGGCGGGCGCCTTCGTTTATGGGGCGGACCTTGATCGGAACAGTGCTGACGATGTTGATCGCCACGGCGGCAGCGCTTGGGTTGAGTGCGCTGACACATCTGGATTTGCGTTCACTGACCCTGGGCATGATGCCCGGCGGGATTGCAGAGATGAGCCTGACGGCGGAAACCCTGCAATTGTCGGTGCCGCTGGTGACAGCGATGCAGGTGATGCGGTTGTTGTTTGTATTGTTTCTGGCCGAGCCGTTGTTCAAGTATTGGAATCGGGTGCCGGAGCAGCCCTGA